The Paenibacillus sophorae genome has a segment encoding these proteins:
- a CDS encoding pyridoxamine 5'-phosphate oxidase family protein, producing the protein MRRKEFKVEQEEELEAFLDEMSFGFLGVIDGQGRPRVTPLNFVYTGGCFYFHGSHAGGKMEAIRKMDKVCFTVADEFALIPSYFTDLEMACPATAYFKSVTAFGTAESVTDLNEKAAVLEKFMKKLQPEGGYDPIDAENPKYRPQLKAVAVVRIVPEEITVKFKFGQNLKEEDRSAVISGLEARGGERDAETVEMMKKFCPFHSS; encoded by the coding sequence GAGTTTCGGCTTTCTCGGCGTGATCGACGGGCAGGGCCGCCCGCGCGTCACTCCACTTAATTTCGTCTATACCGGAGGATGCTTTTATTTCCACGGCAGCCATGCGGGAGGCAAAATGGAAGCCATCCGCAAGATGGACAAGGTCTGCTTCACCGTTGCAGACGAGTTTGCCCTGATTCCTTCCTATTTTACCGACCTTGAAATGGCTTGTCCGGCCACCGCCTATTTCAAAAGCGTCACCGCCTTCGGCACGGCCGAATCCGTCACCGATTTGAACGAGAAAGCGGCGGTGCTCGAAAAGTTCATGAAGAAGCTCCAGCCGGAGGGCGGGTACGACCCTATTGACGCGGAGAATCCGAAGTACCGCCCACAGCTTAAAGCGGTTGCGGTCGTGCGGATCGTTCCGGAAGAAATCACCGTCAAATTCAAGTTCGGACAAAATTTAAAGGAAGAAGATCGCAGCGCCGTCATCAGCGGGCTTGAGGCCAGAGGCGGGGAACGGGATGCCGAAACGGTTGAAATGATGAAAAAATTCTGTCCGTTCCACTCCTCTTAA
- a CDS encoding aminotransferase class I/II-fold pyridoxal phosphate-dependent enzyme codes for MNPQAGQLNESIKAGNEHVYDMLSTLGREIYFPKVGILSQSAEATAHAKKYNATIGIATENGGPMHLNVIQEKLSAFAPKDLYGYAPPAGKPELRTVWREKMLRENPSLEGKSFGNPIVTNALTHGLSIVADLFAGSGDAVVYPDKNWENYELTFSVRRHAELVTYPLFTEDMTFNSDGLLQALLSQKDKGKAIVLLNFPNNPTGYTPGIKEGDAIVAAILRAAEEGVNVVAVCDDAYFGLFFEDSLKESLFGKLANVHPRVLAVKIDGATKEEYVWGFRVGFITYASESKDVLAALEQKTLGIIRATISSGPHPSQTFVLDALKAPEFTEQKEEKFRVMKGRANKVKALLDSGKYGDEVWTYYPFNSGYFMCLKLHTVHAEELRQHLIHNYGLGTIALGDTDLRIAFSCIAEENLEDLFDLIYAGIRDLEKAR; via the coding sequence ATGAATCCACAGGCTGGACAATTAAACGAAAGCATTAAAGCCGGAAATGAGCATGTGTACGACATGCTGTCCACTCTTGGCAGAGAAATCTATTTTCCAAAAGTAGGCATTCTGAGCCAATCCGCCGAGGCAACCGCTCATGCCAAGAAATACAACGCCACAATCGGGATCGCCACCGAGAACGGCGGCCCAATGCATTTGAACGTCATCCAGGAGAAGCTCTCCGCGTTTGCCCCGAAGGACTTGTACGGCTACGCTCCGCCGGCGGGCAAACCGGAGCTGCGAACCGTATGGCGCGAGAAAATGCTGCGGGAGAACCCTTCGCTCGAAGGTAAATCCTTCGGTAATCCGATCGTAACCAATGCGCTGACCCACGGACTCAGCATCGTTGCCGACCTGTTCGCCGGGTCCGGCGACGCTGTAGTTTACCCCGATAAGAACTGGGAGAACTACGAGCTGACCTTCAGCGTCCGCCGCCATGCGGAGCTGGTTACCTACCCTCTGTTCACCGAAGACATGACCTTCAACAGCGACGGACTGCTTCAGGCGCTCCTGTCGCAGAAGGATAAGGGCAAAGCGATCGTGCTGCTAAACTTCCCGAATAACCCGACGGGCTACACGCCAGGCATCAAGGAAGGCGACGCGATCGTTGCAGCGATTCTGCGCGCGGCGGAAGAAGGCGTTAACGTGGTTGCGGTGTGTGATGACGCGTATTTCGGACTCTTCTTCGAGGATTCGCTCAAGGAATCGCTGTTCGGCAAGCTGGCAAACGTGCACCCGCGCGTGCTTGCCGTCAAGATCGACGGCGCGACCAAGGAGGAATACGTATGGGGCTTCCGCGTAGGCTTCATCACTTATGCTTCCGAGAGCAAAGACGTGCTGGCCGCCCTGGAGCAGAAGACGCTCGGCATTATCCGTGCCACCATTTCCAGCGGGCCTCATCCTTCGCAGACGTTCGTTCTCGACGCGCTTAAGGCGCCGGAATTCACGGAACAGAAAGAAGAGAAGTTCCGGGTCATGAAGGGCCGGGCCAACAAGGTCAAGGCGCTGCTCGACAGCGGCAAGTACGGAGACGAAGTATGGACATATTATCCTTTTAACTCCGGCTATTTCATGTGCTTGAAGCTTCATACCGTCCATGCGGAAGAACTGCGCCAGCATCTGATCCACAATTACGGTCTTGGCACCATTGCCCTTGGCGACACCGACCTGCGCATCGCCTTCTCCTGCATTGCAGAGGAGAATCTGGAAGATCTGTTCGACCTGATATACGCAGGCATCCGTGATTTGGAGAAAGCCAGATAA
- a CDS encoding YjcZ family sporulation protein: MSEEVRGGYGYGPFTSTGAILVLFILLVIITRSLFI; encoded by the coding sequence ATGAGCGAAGAAGTAAGAGGCGGATACGGATACGGACCTTTCACCAGCACTGGAGCCATTCTGGTTCTCTTCATCCTGCTGGTTATCATCACCCGTTCTCTGTTTATCTAA
- a CDS encoding PadR family transcriptional regulator translates to MADFQETINGLIQELRRGTIIISVLSQLSKPQYGYSLVTILQEKGVSIDPGTLYPLLRRLEKQELLESTWDTNETRPRKYYSLSPAGKEVYLQLCKEWKSLSDSLESLIKGDDGNGAG, encoded by the coding sequence ATGGCCGATTTTCAAGAGACAATCAACGGCTTAATTCAGGAGCTGCGGCGCGGAACGATTATTATCAGCGTTCTCAGCCAATTATCCAAGCCGCAGTACGGCTATTCTCTGGTTACCATTTTGCAGGAAAAGGGAGTAAGTATTGATCCGGGCACCCTATACCCTCTTTTGCGCAGATTGGAGAAGCAGGAGTTGCTGGAAAGTACATGGGACACTAACGAAACGCGCCCAAGGAAATATTACTCACTCAGTCCTGCCGGGAAAGAGGTCTATCTGCAGCTCTGCAAGGAATGGAAGAGCCTGAGCGACAGCCTTGAAAGCTTAATTAAAGGAGACGATGGCAATGGAGCTGGTTAA
- a CDS encoding HAAS signaling domain-containing protein yields the protein MELVNRYIHAVTHRLTGRQREDIKRELQGLIEDMLEERTEGRDASAADVEEVLLELGDPQKLADQYRGYGRYLISPEVFGSYLAVLKIVLLSIGIALTVASAFQMFTDPMDALGHFLDFLASLFMGFIQGFAWVTLAFGLIEYSRAKRIRTGIRAKSAWKPADLPPLPDHRLSIKRSNPIASLILTILLGLLFTSSLNLFGVWHLPESGSMKIVPIFDETVFRGFLPLILAVFALSIMKDILKMAAGKWTPALIGFEILVSLLHFVLALFMFNDSAIWNPDFMRQMAESGITPAGSEAFYNVSSIWSRTTEGFIYLIGIVILADIIAAAVKAYRFRTIVRR from the coding sequence ATGGAGCTGGTTAACAGATATATCCATGCGGTAACGCACCGGCTGACGGGCAGACAGCGGGAGGATATTAAGAGGGAGCTTCAGGGATTAATCGAGGATATGCTTGAGGAGCGCACCGAAGGCCGGGACGCCTCCGCCGCTGACGTGGAAGAAGTGCTGCTGGAACTTGGAGATCCGCAGAAACTGGCTGATCAATACAGGGGGTACGGAAGATACTTGATCAGTCCGGAAGTGTTCGGGTCCTATTTGGCAGTGCTTAAGATTGTGCTGCTTTCCATCGGGATTGCCTTGACGGTTGCATCCGCGTTCCAGATGTTTACCGACCCTATGGATGCACTTGGGCATTTTCTGGATTTTCTGGCTTCCCTGTTTATGGGATTCATTCAGGGATTCGCCTGGGTAACTCTTGCTTTTGGGTTGATCGAATACTCGAGAGCGAAACGCATTAGAACGGGGATAAGGGCCAAGAGCGCTTGGAAACCGGCAGATCTTCCTCCCCTGCCCGACCACCGCTTGAGCATCAAACGGTCAAACCCAATCGCCAGTCTGATCCTTACCATACTACTGGGGCTTCTGTTTACCTCGTCGCTTAATCTCTTCGGCGTATGGCATTTACCGGAGAGCGGTTCCATGAAGATTGTGCCTATTTTTGACGAAACGGTATTTCGCGGATTCCTCCCGTTGATCTTGGCGGTGTTCGCCCTCAGTATTATGAAGGATATCCTGAAGATGGCTGCGGGTAAATGGACGCCGGCGCTGATTGGCTTTGAAATTCTCGTCAGTCTGCTGCATTTCGTGCTGGCTCTGTTCATGTTCAACGATTCGGCGATATGGAATCCCGATTTTATGCGGCAAATGGCAGAGTCCGGCATAACGCCGGCGGGGAGCGAAGCCTTCTACAACGTTAGCAGCATTTGGAGCAGAACCACCGAAGGATTCATTTATCTGATCGGCATCGTAATCCTCGCTGATATTATCGCCGCTGCGGTAAAGGCATACCGGTTCAGAACGATTGTTCGACGCTGA
- a CDS encoding TetR/AcrR family transcriptional regulator, producing MEKFSDVLTKEQILAATEEVLRRFGIAKTSVIDVANVLNVSHGTIYRHFKSKAELLEGATKKWLDEKIIEPLTDVCHNTTLDGPEHLKTYIRTLIELKQHYACEDEELFKMYAKVTDEATDLIHKHISEVTDQICEIITRGGIKSEDPLQLAHAIFHATTRFHHPAHAYEWRSPMIHNEFLDVWALIEKGNLYENPR from the coding sequence ATGGAGAAATTTTCTGACGTGTTAACGAAAGAACAAATCCTTGCCGCCACAGAAGAAGTGCTCAGACGCTTTGGTATCGCAAAAACCTCTGTAATTGACGTCGCAAACGTATTAAATGTAAGTCACGGTACGATTTACCGGCATTTCAAGAGCAAGGCTGAGCTGCTTGAAGGAGCTACAAAAAAGTGGCTGGATGAGAAAATCATCGAACCGTTAACCGATGTTTGTCATAACACAACCCTTGATGGGCCTGAACATTTAAAAACATACATCCGGACATTAATCGAATTAAAGCAGCACTATGCCTGTGAAGATGAAGAACTGTTTAAAATGTATGCCAAAGTTACAGATGAAGCCACCGATTTAATTCACAAACACATCAGCGAAGTTACAGATCAAATATGTGAAATCATTACCCGCGGCGGCATAAAATCGGAGGACCCTCTCCAATTGGCACATGCTATTTTCCATGCTACAACTCGATTCCATCACCCGGCCCATGCCTATGAATGGAGAAGCCCAATGATTCATAACGAATTCTTGGATGTGTGGGCACTGATTGAAAAAGGTAATTTATACGAAAACCCAAGATGA
- a CDS encoding SDR family oxidoreductase, with protein MSLTILVTGASSGIGNLSAKALAKQGHTVYASMRKINSRNKDKAEDIIQFATANNARIIPVEMDILSQESVNTAVQTIIEQQGKIDVVVHNAGHLVVGVAEAFSTEEMAAVYDTNVLGTQRVNRAVLPYMRKAKDGLLVWVSSTTVKGAFPPFMGPYVAAKAAMDNLALTMSYEIAPLGIETAFIIPGAFTQGTAHFPNAGTPSDKETVNAYAEVSELSKELDARLSGLIPADAHPQAVAEAIVNVVGTPKGQRPFRTVIDFIGDGAEEVTDLSEKLRIEFMKRIGLDAMLTPAL; from the coding sequence ATGAGTTTAACCATTTTGGTAACAGGCGCATCGTCAGGGATTGGCAATCTGTCTGCCAAAGCACTTGCAAAACAAGGACATACCGTGTATGCGAGTATGCGCAAAATAAACTCCCGCAATAAAGATAAAGCGGAAGACATTATTCAATTCGCTACAGCTAACAATGCCCGGATTATACCGGTCGAGATGGATATCCTTTCTCAGGAGTCGGTAAACACAGCCGTTCAAACGATTATTGAACAACAAGGGAAGATAGATGTTGTCGTTCACAATGCGGGACATTTGGTTGTCGGCGTTGCAGAAGCCTTTTCCACCGAGGAAATGGCGGCTGTCTATGATACCAACGTTCTTGGCACACAGCGCGTAAATCGGGCAGTGCTTCCCTATATGCGCAAAGCAAAAGACGGCTTGCTTGTCTGGGTAAGCAGCACCACGGTCAAAGGCGCCTTCCCTCCATTTATGGGGCCTTACGTGGCTGCCAAAGCCGCTATGGATAATCTTGCCCTCACGATGTCTTATGAAATTGCTCCATTGGGTATCGAGACAGCGTTCATTATTCCAGGCGCGTTTACACAGGGAACAGCTCATTTCCCGAATGCAGGCACTCCTTCCGACAAAGAAACCGTAAATGCCTATGCAGAAGTAAGCGAACTGTCCAAAGAATTGGACGCCCGCCTGAGCGGTCTGATTCCGGCGGATGCCCATCCGCAAGCGGTTGCTGAAGCCATTGTCAATGTCGTCGGCACCCCCAAGGGACAGCGGCCTTTTAGAACGGTAATCGACTTTATCGGCGATGGCGCTGAAGAAGTAACCGACCTGTCCGAGAAGCTTCGCATCGAGTTTATGAAACGCATCGGTCTCGACGCCATGCTTACCCCGGCACTATAA
- a CDS encoding SDR family oxidoreductase, translated as MKHLEGKVAIVTGSSRGIGRAIAEQLADLGAKVVINYASSPEKAEEVKEAILQKGGKAVAIHADLSKIGDVEKLFQETIAAFDKVDILVNNAGLMITKPLAEVTEADFDKQFAINVKGTFFACQQAIKYMENNGRIVNLSTSVVGQMFPGYSIYAGTKGAVEQFTRQLAKEFGPKQITINAVAPGPVNTELFNVGKTEQQIEGMKKMNAFGRIGEPEDIADVIEFLVSEKSQWVTGQTLRVNGGFI; from the coding sequence ATGAAACATTTAGAAGGAAAAGTAGCGATTGTAACAGGATCTTCAAGAGGAATTGGCCGGGCTATTGCTGAGCAGTTGGCCGATCTGGGCGCCAAAGTGGTGATCAATTATGCCAGCAGTCCGGAAAAGGCGGAAGAAGTGAAGGAAGCCATCCTCCAAAAAGGCGGCAAAGCGGTAGCGATTCACGCGGATCTCAGTAAGATCGGCGATGTTGAAAAATTGTTTCAAGAAACGATTGCCGCATTCGATAAAGTGGATATTCTTGTAAATAACGCAGGACTGATGATCACAAAGCCTCTTGCCGAAGTAACGGAAGCCGATTTTGACAAACAATTTGCAATTAATGTCAAAGGCACTTTCTTTGCTTGCCAGCAAGCAATCAAATACATGGAGAACAACGGAAGAATCGTGAACCTGTCCACTTCCGTAGTCGGACAAATGTTTCCGGGCTACAGCATATATGCCGGCACAAAAGGTGCGGTTGAACAATTCACCCGTCAGCTCGCGAAAGAATTCGGTCCCAAACAAATTACAATTAATGCAGTGGCCCCAGGCCCTGTAAACACCGAGCTTTTCAATGTAGGGAAGACCGAGCAGCAAATCGAAGGCATGAAAAAAATGAATGCCTTTGGCCGGATCGGCGAGCCTGAAGATATTGCTGATGTCATTGAATTCCTGGTTAGCGAGAAATCGCAATGGGTAACCGGTCAAACTCTGCGTGTTAACGGTGGATTTATTTAA
- a CDS encoding putative RNA methyltransferase gives MTRQSASAARVKERESAFKCPLCESPMRVADFKSLICSRNHTFDFTKQGYLNLSARPVSGKYTKELFEARRKIITESSLYASVHKEIARAIEEHRGGSADSYTMADLGCGEGSHLHRILEECGSPGMTGIGLDLSKEGIVMASKRYEGSIWIVGDLAKSPLSDKSLNVVLNILSPSNYKEFKRILVQHGLVIKVVPRPGYLKELREALYDREEKKKYRNDETAALFRQHFILADVVHLNYTKELNQAELENMVRMTPLAWSGNQARIYSYINLGSAEITVDLDILIGINKQNDASSR, from the coding sequence ATGACGAGACAATCAGCAAGTGCAGCACGCGTGAAAGAAAGGGAGTCGGCATTTAAGTGTCCGCTATGCGAAAGTCCGATGAGGGTTGCTGATTTTAAAAGCCTGATCTGTTCCAGAAACCATACTTTTGATTTCACAAAACAAGGCTATCTTAACTTGTCGGCACGCCCTGTGAGCGGCAAATACACGAAAGAATTATTTGAGGCAAGGCGTAAAATCATTACGGAATCCAGCCTATATGCTTCGGTGCATAAGGAGATTGCGAGAGCGATAGAGGAACACAGGGGCGGCTCTGCCGATTCTTATACGATGGCGGATCTGGGCTGTGGGGAGGGCTCGCATTTACACCGTATTTTGGAGGAATGCGGGAGTCCGGGAATGACCGGAATCGGTCTTGATCTATCCAAGGAAGGTATTGTCATGGCTTCAAAAAGATACGAAGGCTCCATTTGGATTGTGGGCGACTTGGCCAAATCACCACTTTCAGACAAATCACTGAATGTCGTGCTGAATATTTTATCTCCATCCAATTACAAGGAATTTAAACGGATTTTAGTTCAGCATGGTCTGGTGATTAAAGTCGTACCCCGTCCCGGTTATCTAAAAGAACTAAGAGAGGCCCTTTATGATCGGGAGGAGAAAAAAAAGTATCGCAATGATGAGACGGCGGCGCTGTTCAGGCAACATTTCATTCTAGCGGATGTGGTTCATCTGAACTACACCAAAGAACTGAATCAAGCAGAGCTTGAAAATATGGTGCGTATGACCCCTCTTGCCTGGTCCGGCAATCAAGCACGGATATACAGCTATATAAACCTGGGTTCGGCTGAGATCACCGTGGACCTGGATATTTTGATTGGAATAAATAAGCAAAATGATGCGAGCAGCAGATAA
- a CDS encoding hydroxyacid dehydrogenase — protein MNILVTEWNAPNGLELLEKEGYHVRYDPGLWNSPELGEAVKEADALIVRNQTRVTGALIGAAPRLKAIGRLGAGLDNIDLGAAAWRKIPVVTAGSANATAVAEYVIAALFHSARRLGEAAAGVRSGDWPRQQFTLHEIGGKTLGLVGVGEIGRRTGAKATALGMNVLGCDPQLKDGGDAANTGIIPADLSRVLAESDYVSLHVPLLPSTRGLIGASALNRMKPSAVLINTSRGAVVDEDALYEALAANRLAGAVLDVLSHEPPPEDHPLLALPSCTVTPHIAGLTRESQAQISEIVSLEVISALRGQVDRQVHERGAGS, from the coding sequence ATGAATATCCTCGTAACGGAATGGAACGCTCCGAATGGTCTGGAACTGCTGGAGAAGGAAGGCTATCATGTCCGCTATGATCCGGGTCTGTGGAACAGTCCGGAACTCGGGGAAGCGGTCAAGGAAGCTGACGCCCTGATCGTCCGCAATCAGACACGGGTAACCGGTGCGCTCATCGGGGCGGCGCCCCGCCTTAAGGCGATTGGACGGCTCGGCGCAGGACTGGACAATATCGACTTGGGTGCGGCGGCCTGGCGGAAGATCCCGGTCGTTACGGCGGGAAGCGCCAATGCGACCGCTGTGGCTGAATACGTCATCGCAGCCCTCTTCCATTCTGCCCGGCGTCTCGGGGAGGCGGCAGCCGGCGTGCGCTCCGGAGACTGGCCCCGGCAGCAGTTCACGCTGCACGAAATCGGAGGCAAGACGCTGGGGCTGGTCGGCGTGGGTGAAATCGGCCGGCGAACAGGCGCCAAAGCAACGGCACTCGGGATGAATGTCCTGGGCTGCGATCCGCAGCTTAAGGATGGCGGCGATGCCGCCAACACGGGGATTATTCCCGCCGATCTAAGCCGGGTGCTCGCCGAAAGCGACTATGTCAGTCTTCACGTTCCTCTGCTTCCGTCGACGCGCGGTCTGATTGGCGCTTCGGCGCTGAATCGGATGAAGCCGTCCGCTGTTCTCATCAATACGTCGAGGGGAGCCGTGGTTGACGAAGACGCCCTGTACGAGGCGCTTGCCGCGAACCGGCTTGCCGGCGCCGTGCTGGATGTGCTGAGCCACGAACCGCCGCCGGAGGATCATCCGCTGCTGGCGCTTCCCTCCTGCACGGTTACGCCCCATATTGCCGGGCTGACCCGGGAATCGCAGGCTCAAATATCGGAGATTGTATCGCTGGAGGTGATCTCCGCGCTGCGGGGGCAAGTGGACAGGCAAGTACATGAACGCGGGGCCGGCTCCTGA
- a CDS encoding Ldh family oxidoreductase yields the protein MTAKRYDSGKLYEFVQSVLISLNVPDEDACITADSLIRADLEGHGSHGVSRLPVYFRRIQEGRINAASQITAERHGSVLTVDGGNGLGQAVAFRALREGIPIAREQGLAAVFVRGSNHFGTAAYLCQEAAKENMASVVMTNSPPGIAPWGGRSAFLGTNPIGFGFPSGDEGKPAIVADLSSSVVARGKIMQAQKAEQPIPEGWAIDSEGRPTTDAGEALKGAILPLGGAKGYALALAVEMLCGILTGASFGPHIGNLYKDGDKHADVGHVILLFSPARWLDIEAYYDTVSRFAGEIKEIPLSPGAEEILLPGERRFRSAGRNQLSGISLPDSVVSELEELAREAGVPFPPRLAHEEEETRKGNEA from the coding sequence ATGACGGCAAAGCGCTATGATAGCGGGAAGCTCTACGAATTTGTACAATCGGTGCTGATCTCCTTGAATGTGCCTGACGAGGACGCGTGCATTACGGCTGATTCCCTGATCCGCGCCGATTTGGAAGGGCACGGCAGCCATGGCGTCAGCAGACTGCCGGTCTACTTCCGGCGCATTCAGGAAGGCAGGATCAATGCCGCGTCCCAAATTACGGCCGAGCGTCACGGCTCGGTACTGACCGTGGACGGCGGGAACGGGCTGGGCCAAGCGGTGGCCTTTCGGGCTTTGCGGGAGGGGATACCCATCGCCCGGGAGCAGGGGCTCGCGGCCGTGTTCGTACGCGGAAGCAATCATTTCGGAACGGCGGCCTATCTTTGCCAGGAGGCGGCCAAGGAGAACATGGCGTCGGTCGTTATGACCAACTCTCCGCCGGGCATCGCCCCCTGGGGAGGCCGGTCGGCCTTTCTCGGGACGAACCCGATCGGTTTCGGGTTCCCATCCGGCGACGAAGGCAAGCCGGCGATTGTCGCCGACCTTTCTTCCAGCGTCGTGGCGCGCGGGAAGATCATGCAGGCGCAAAAGGCGGAGCAGCCGATCCCCGAGGGCTGGGCCATCGACAGTGAGGGACGGCCGACCACGGACGCCGGAGAAGCGCTGAAGGGAGCGATTCTGCCGCTAGGCGGAGCCAAAGGCTATGCGCTGGCACTGGCCGTGGAGATGCTGTGCGGCATCCTTACCGGCGCCTCCTTCGGTCCGCATATTGGCAATCTGTACAAAGATGGAGACAAACATGCCGATGTGGGCCATGTCATCCTGCTGTTCTCGCCGGCCCGCTGGCTGGACATCGAGGCGTATTACGACACCGTCTCGCGATTCGCAGGCGAGATCAAGGAGATTCCTTTGTCGCCCGGCGCGGAGGAAATTTTGCTTCCGGGGGAGCGGAGATTCCGCTCCGCCGGGCGGAATCAGCTGTCTGGCATCTCCCTGCCGGACAGTGTCGTGAGCGAACTGGAGGAGCTGGCCCGGGAGGCCGGGGTCCCGTTTCCTCCGCGACTGGCGCATGAAGAGGAAGAAACACGAAAGGGAAATGAAGCATGA
- a CDS encoding UxaA family hydrolase, which translates to MGQLYGYRRENGTVGIRNHVIILPVDDISNAASEAVAKVISGTLALPHAYGRLQYGEDLDLHFRTMIGTGSNPNVAAVIVIGIEPNWTKIITDGIAATGKPVAGFSIEGLGDLEVIRRASWKAKEFVQWATELQREPVSLSELTVSIKCGESDTTTGLGSCPTVGETVDYLIEQGATVFFGETSELTGGEHLIADRMATEELREQFLRTYDRYVSGFASQGVDLLGSQPTQGNIAGGLSTIEEKALGNIEKTGSKQVIGVLKPAEKPENGPGLYFMDSSSAAAECVTLMAAAGAVVHFFPTGQGNVIGNPIEPVIKISANPKTVKLMAEHIDVDVSPLLERSITLPEARDRLLETLERTVNGRLTAAEALGHREFVMTKLYPSA; encoded by the coding sequence ATGGGACAATTATACGGTTATCGCAGAGAAAACGGTACGGTGGGCATCCGCAATCATGTCATTATTTTACCGGTTGACGACATTTCGAACGCGGCCTCCGAGGCGGTGGCGAAGGTCATTTCCGGTACGCTGGCTCTGCCGCACGCTTATGGGAGATTGCAGTACGGGGAGGATCTGGACCTGCATTTCCGCACGATGATCGGAACGGGCAGCAACCCGAACGTGGCGGCCGTCATCGTGATCGGCATCGAACCGAACTGGACGAAGATCATTACGGACGGCATCGCCGCGACGGGCAAACCGGTCGCCGGATTTTCCATTGAAGGCTTGGGCGATCTGGAGGTCATCCGGCGGGCGTCCTGGAAGGCCAAAGAATTTGTGCAGTGGGCCACCGAGCTGCAGCGGGAACCGGTTTCCCTCTCCGAGCTTACCGTAAGCATCAAGTGCGGTGAATCGGATACGACGACAGGACTCGGCTCCTGCCCGACGGTCGGAGAAACGGTCGATTATTTGATCGAACAGGGCGCTACCGTATTTTTCGGGGAGACTTCCGAGCTGACCGGCGGAGAGCATCTGATCGCGGACCGGATGGCGACGGAGGAGCTGCGCGAACAATTCCTGCGCACCTACGACCGCTACGTTTCCGGATTTGCTTCCCAGGGAGTGGACCTGCTCGGCTCCCAGCCGACCCAGGGCAACATCGCTGGAGGGCTGTCCACTATTGAAGAAAAGGCGCTCGGCAATATTGAAAAAACCGGCAGCAAGCAAGTTATTGGCGTGCTTAAACCTGCCGAGAAGCCGGAAAACGGCCCGGGTCTGTATTTTATGGACAGCTCCTCCGCCGCGGCGGAATGCGTGACGCTGATGGCCGCGGCCGGAGCGGTCGTCCATTTTTTCCCGACGGGTCAGGGCAATGTCATCGGCAACCCGATTGAGCCAGTGATCAAAATATCGGCTAATCCGAAGACGGTCAAGCTGATGGCCGAGCATATCGACGTCGATGTAAGCCCGCTGCTGGAGCGTTCGATCACGCTGCCGGAAGCGCGGGATCGATTGCTGGAGACGCTGGAACGGACCGTCAACGGACGGCTGACGGCGGCGGAAGCGCTGGGCCACCGGGAGTTCGTGATGACCAAGCTGTATCCGAGCGCGTGA
- a CDS encoding UxaA family hydrolase, protein MHHFLIHKRGDQVGVATTDIAAGQQAVGVFMDDDSKITVTSLQDVPLGHKISIGVLEKGGRVIEYGIPIGIAPEGLAAGEYVHTHNIKSARW, encoded by the coding sequence ATGCATCATTTTTTGATTCACAAGCGGGGAGATCAGGTTGGCGTCGCAACGACTGACATTGCGGCCGGACAACAGGCCGTCGGCGTCTTTATGGATGATGATTCGAAAATAACGGTGACAAGCCTTCAGGATGTTCCGCTTGGCCATAAAATATCCATCGGCGTTCTCGAAAAAGGCGGCAGGGTTATCGAATACGGCATTCCCATCGGCATCGCGCCGGAAGGATTGGCCGCAGGGGAATACGTTCATACTCACAATATTAAATCGGCGAGGTGGTAA